Genomic segment of Bacteroidia bacterium:
TACTATCGCTGTGTTCAATCTTTCCGGCCAAAAAGTAGCTGAGTTGGCCAATGGAAATTTGTCCTCAGGTAACCAGTCTTTGGCCTTTAATACAGTTGAAACTAATCTGAAATCAGGTGTTTACTTCGTTCAAGTTAGTACCAATGATTTTCAAAAAGTGGTTAAATTCGTAGTAGAATAAGCTTCTTTCTTCTTTCATGAAAGGCGCTCCGTTTTGGGGCGCTTTTTTTATGTCCTTAAGTAATTTTAGTATGCGGGCCCCCTTCGCCCAATTATCATTTTGCAAAACCCTGAACAACCTGCATGGGCTTCGGGTCACGCTTTCGGCTGTAGTCCTCGTCCCCCTAGGCTAACGCCGTCGTGGTCCTGTGGGCTACTTGCCTCTATCGTTGCCCGGGGGTGCAGGCCCTGAATGTTGCGGTTGAAAAAAAGTGGAAGGAAGGTTGCCGGTGAATGAAAAACTTGTTTTTTTTAATATGACGGTTTAAACCGTCATTAAAAAAAGGGAATTAATACCAATTTTAATTTATAAATAGTCCGAAGGCTTTTATAAATTTAGATTGGTTAGTACCGAGGATACAAAATGTTATACCACTGTTATTTGAAAAATAGTCCAAAACTATTTTGAGAATTACAGTGGTAAATGCCGATGCATAAGCTGTTTAGTCCAATTATGGCTTAGCCTAATTGGACTATTACAGATTTGCAATCGGTGTTAGTCCGATTTTTTCAAGAAAATTTAAGTATAAAATTGGACTAAACATAATGTCCATTCGGTATTACTTGAAAACCATCCTATCACTTGTCTCGAATCAAAGTGTAAAATCTCTAATGACAATATTGGGTTTTTTCACTTTTATATTCTTACTAATACTGTTATATGGTTGCATCACCTTCCGGACTTGCACCCTCGGGTAGGGATAGAAACGGAAAGCCCACAACCCGAACGCGTTCGGGTGAGGACTTGGAGTGGATAGCCCGGCCCCGAGCTTACTAAATTTGGGTCAATGTGCCTAACTTTTGCCGAGGGGACCCGCCCAATTAAAAAACAAATTCAGGTAAACCTAACCTTGATCGGACTTTACTTTGTCCATTTTACTCTGTTTGATAACCGGCCCGCTGGAAAAAATTTCATGTTTCTTCAAGCTATTTCGGTATTTTTGCCTACTAATTTTTGGTATGAAAACAGTTCAATTCCGCGAGGCTCTAAGAGAAGCAATGATAGAAGAAATGCGACGCGACCCTTCCATTTTTCTAATGGGTGAAGAGGTTGCCCAATACGACGGTGCTTATAAAGTGAGCCAAGGTATGCTGGACGAATTTGGCGAAAAAAGGGTCATTGATACCCCCATCGCTGAACTCGGTTTCGCCGGTATTGGAGTGGGTGCCGCAATGAACGGTCTTAGGCCAATTATTGAATTTATGACTTTTAACTTTTCCCTAGTGGCCATTGACCAGGTGATTAATTCTGCCGCCAAAATGATGAGCATGAGCGGTGGACAATTTCAAGTGCCAATTGTATTCCGAGGCCCTACCGCCAGCGCCGGAATGTTGAGTTCTCAGCATAGTCAGGCCTTCGAAAATTGGTATGCCAACTGTCCCGGACTAAAAGTGGTGGTTCCCTCAAACCCCTACGACGCTAAAGGTTTGTTAAAATCTTCCATCCGCGATAATAATCCGGTGATTTTTATGGAAAGTGAACAAATGTATGGCGATAAAGGTGAAATTCCGGAAAGCGAGTACCTCATTCCTATTGGAGTAGCCGATATTAAACGCAAAGGGAAAGATGTGACCCTGGTGTCGTTTGGAAAAATGATGAAAGTGGTGTTAAAAGCGGCTGAAGAGCTTGAAAGTCAAGGTATTGATGCCGAGGTTATTGACCTTAGAACCGTTCGTCCAATCGATTACGCCACAGTAATTGAATCGGTGAAAAAAACCAATCGCCTGGTGTTGATAGAAGAAAGTTGGCCATTGGGAAACATTAGTACCGAAGTGGCTTTTAAGGTACAAAAGGATGCATTCGATTACCTGGATGCTCCAATTAAAAGGGTTGCCAGCATGGATGTTCCTTTACCTTATGCGCCAACCCTTATCGAGGCTTATTTGCCTAATACGGAACGAATTATTGCCGAGGTAAAAGCGGTATTGTACAAAGCCTAAATGAATGAAATACCTGGTTGCAGGAATTGGAACCGATGTAGGAAAAACAGTGGTTTCGGCTATTTTGGTTCAAGCCCTTGGAGCCGACTATTGGAAACCGGTACAAACCGGATCGGATCATGATTCGGATAGGGAAACAGTTCGAAGATTGGTCAATAATCCGGGACGCTTTTTCCCGGAAGCAGTATTGTTAAAGGAGCCATTTTCACCTCACCATGCCGCTTTTTTGGAAGGTAAAAACCTAGCCGGATTGCCTATTCCTGAATTGCCTCCCTCTAATAACCTGGTAGTGGAAACCGCCGGCGGATTGTTGGTGCCACTGTCATCGCAAACCTTATTAATAGATTGGGTGCAAGCCTGGAACCTGCCGGTAATCTTAGTGTCTAGACATTATCTGGGTAGTATCAACCATACCTTACTATCGGTGGAGGCCTTGAAATCTCGAAATATTCCAATAAAAGGCCTGATCTTTAACGGTTCAGATCCATTTGGAAACGAATCCATCCTCCGGGAACTTACCCAAGTGCCGATAATTGGTCGCTTGGAACAAGAAAGTGATTTAAACAGAGAAGTAATTCAAAAATACGCAACAGCCTTTTATGACAATTTGATTTGATGTACCTTTAGGGCAAACAAAAATCAAGTGAAAGCTTTATTTATTACCAAATTTGGAAAGCCGGACGAATCCTTTGAACTTAGGGATGTTCCGGATCCCATTCTTAACGAAGGCGAAATACTGATAAAAACCCAAGGTTTTGGAGTTAACTACGCTGATATAATGGCTAGAATGGGACTTTACCAGGATTGTCCTCCTTTGCCGGCCATAATTGGGTATGAGGTGGTTGGTTTTGTAGAGAAGTTGGGAAAAGGCGTTCAGGGATTTTCGGAAGGTGATCGGGTGTTGGCCTTTACCCGATTTGGCGGATATGCCGAAAAAGCCAAAGCCCCGGCCATAGCTTGTGTAAAAATTGATGCTTCTATTCCTCTGGCCGAAGCTACTGCTCTAGCTACGCAATATTGTACGGCTTATTTCGCTTCCCATATTTCAACCCGTTTGTTTAAAGACGACCATGTGTTGGTTCAGGCAGCAGCCGGCGGGGTTGGAACAGCCTTGGTGCAATTGGCCAAATTAAAAGGTTGTACAGTCTACGGCACTGCCGGCAGTGAAGAAAAATGCAAACACCTGCGCGAACTGGGTGTTGATTTTCCGATAAATTACAATACCGAACAGTTTGACAAAAAAATCAGACAAATACGAAATGGGAAAGGGGTTGATGTGGTGTTTGATAGCCTGGGAGGAATGACCTTTGATAAGGGATTTAAATTGTTAAACCCTACCGGCCGCATCATTGGTTTTGGTGCCGCTGAAAGCTCCGGTAGCCGAAATCCGCTTAATTTAATTAAACTACTGTGGGGTTTTGGTTTTCGAAATGCAGTGTTTTTGCTCATTCAAAGTAGAAGCATCATTGGTTTAAACATGTTGAGAGTAGCCGATAACCGACCTGACATGATGCAGTACTGCATGGAAAATGTATTGAAGCTGTATATGGAAGGAAAGATAAAACCTGTACAAGGCGGAACGTTTAAAAGCACCGAAATTGCTCAGGCTCATGCTTTTGTACAAAGCAGAAAATCCATGGGAAAAATTGCAGTTGAATGGGTAAGTTAATGGTATGAAACCACTATTTCAAATTATCATCCTGGCAGCACTTTCATGCGCGATAGCCGGCCAGGCTCGTTCACAAAAATCGGTCAATAGCTATTCCTTACCAAAAGGAATTAAGCCATCTGACTATTTCTCAAATGTGGCTGTTTTACAATGGAAGGAACAATATAGATCACAAGCAGAAAACCTGTCTGCAATTCCCCCATCCTTACAAACCTTGTTTAATACCTACGGTAAGCTACGGTTCCAAAAGCGTTTTGAACAGGCAAGTAAGCCGGTTCAACGGTACGACAAGCATGGCCGTGCATTGGCTGATCTTTCATTGATTTTTGAATGGGAATTTTACGATGGGTTTTCATTGGAAAAGGTGATGAATTCGGCTTTAAAAACCGGATATTTTACCTATGTTGAACCACATTTCATCGATCATTTAACCTATGTCCCAAATGATACGGCCCTAGGTTCCGATGGTACCTGGTGGTATGCTGTAAACAAAGCATTCCAGGCCTGGGATATTCAAAAAGGTGATACAACCATTACCGTTGGTATTACTGATACCGGCACTGAATTGGATCATCCGGATTTGGCGGCCAATATTCAATACAATTTCTCCGATCCTATAGATGGTCAGGATAATGATTCCGATGGATATACAGATAATTTCTATGGTTGGGACCTGGGTGAGTCGGATAATAATCCAAATTCCAATGTAATTAGCCACGGAGTGCATGTTTGTGGTTTGTCTAGTGCAGTTCCTGATAATATTACCGGTTTTGCCGGAAGTGGGTTTAATACCAGATTTTTGCCTATTAAAATTACCAATGCCGCAGGGGTTTTAACCAAAAGTTATGAAGCCATCGTTTATGCAGCCGATCATGGTTGTAGGATTATTAATTGTTCCTGGGGCAGTTTATATCCCAGTTTAACCGGATTGGCAGTAATTCAATATGCTACCATCAATAAAAATGCCTTGGTAGTTGCGGGTTGTGGTAATAATTCCACCCAAACAGATTTTTATCCTGCTTCCTTTCCTTATGTGTTAAGCATTGCTTCCCATTCCAATGCAAGTCAAAAATCTCCGTTTAGTAATTTTTCATACCAGGTAGATGTGGTTGGACCGGGACAAGCGGTTTTAAGCACCTGGCCTGTACATTCTTACCTCGTTTCTAATGGAACCAGCATGGCATCGCCGGTTGTGGCAGGTTGCGCTGCCTTGGTTGCGGCCCAGTTTCCCTGGATGGATGCTTTGCAAATAGGACAACAACTTAAAGCCACTGCCTATAACCTGGATACAATTACCGGAAATGAGATCTATGCCAATCGCTTGGGAAAGGGTAGATTAGATATGCAGATGGCTTTGCAAAACAACCTGGCAAAATCGGCCGAATTGGTTTTGGATTCCATCTATGATTTCAATGATAATTCCTTGTTAATCAATGATACCGTTAATCTGTTGGTGGATCTCACCAATTATTTGGCCCCATTAAGCAATGCCCATCTTTCCCTTTCTATCTCTTCATCCTATGTTACTTTAATACAATCTGAATTTAGCATAGGTTCCTTGGCAACTTATGCCCATTATCAAAATTCCCTTCCTTTTCAGTTTCGAATTGAGCCTGGTATTCCAATTAATCAGGAACTGGTGCTCGATTTTACCATTGAAGATCAGGGATGGACTAACCATGTTTTTATTCCAATCCGGGTCAATGTAGATTATCTGAATATAACTGTCAACGAAGTTTGGTCAACAGCTACCAGTAACAGCCGTATTGGATACAATAACAACGGACAAGGATTGGGTTTTGAACTGGATGGGGAAAATCTCTTGTATGAAAGCAGTTTAATGTGTGGACATGATACCTTGTCGGTTTCTGATAATGTTCGATCTATTTCCGGAATGGTCAACACCGATTTTGTTTTATTAGACCGGATTACCCGTTCCGATTCATCGGTTGTTGGTGCAGCCTTTGATGCGGTTTCACATTTTGCCGATAATGCTTGCCCCAGCCCACAACCGGTAGTTATTCGCCAAAATTCCTATGCCTTTTCCGATGAAGGGCATCGCAGGTACGTGCTGTTCGACTATTGGATTCGAAATGCTGGTCCCACCCAGTTGAATAATTTCTATGCCGGAATTTTTTGTGATTGGGATATTTTAGATTATAGCAAGAACAGGGTAGGGGAGGACCCCGGCCGAAAATTAGGTTATGCTTATTCCTCTGAACAAGATGGCCTGTATGCCGGCGTAAAGGTTTTGTCCTGGGGTGGTTTTAACCACTATGGAATTGATAATATTACCTTAGGAAATGGGGGAATAAATGCATTTGATGGTTATACCGAAGCTGAAAAGTATCGTTCTTTATCACTTTCAAGGCCAACGGCCGGAACCATAGGTGAAGGAAATGACGTAATAGATGTGGTATCAACCGGCCCATATTTTATTCCACCTGGCGATAGCGTACACGTAAGCTTTGCCATGCTGGCCGGTAACAGTTTGGAAAATTTGTTGGCTTCGGCTGATAGTGCCCAAGCCAGGTATGATTCCAACGATGTTTTAACCAAAACCAAAGAGCCTGGATTTAATTGTGCCGAGCAATGTTATGTTTTCCCCAATCCGGTAACCAACTACATAGAATTTAATTCCTGTATGGAAGGAAAGGAACTTTATGTTGGAATTACTGCCATGGATGGCAAACAAAAGCTTAAATCATATTGGACAGCAGATCCCAACCAATCGTTCCGTTTGGATGTTTCAGACCTGCCTCAGGGATTGTATGTTTTAACCCTACAGAATCCCTATCATTCCTGTCAGGTAAAGTTTGTCAAATACAAGGAATAGCTCTATATACCGCTTAAGTATTGGTTTCTGAATCGATGAATGGAAAAAAACTATTGATAAGATGCAAACATATCCTGCTGTTAATGGTGGCTGGATGGTGTTTTCCTCCTGAGTTGCCGGCCCAGGTTGAATTTCAGGGTAATAGCTTTCAGGAAATTTACAACCGAGATTATCCGGGAATTCAGTATAGCTATGATTCAGAAAAGCAAGTGCATTCATATGGTAATAATTGGGATTTAGACAAGGATGGGAAAAAGGATCAGGTTTGGTTTGTAGGAACCGGAGGTGCACATCTATATTTTTTCCTAAGGGTGGAGCTGAGTAGTTCAGGTAAGACCCATTCCTTTCCTTTTTTGGAATTAGATTATCCAAGGCTGGACCCCGGAGTGAAAGCTAATGGTAATTTGCCCGACAGTTTGGCATTTAACTTCCCTTTTTTTATCATTCAATCAACGAAAAATGCCGACATTGGAATTGGTGTTCGGTTGGATAATCAAACCTTTATTGCCAATCAGAAGGAGTTAAAAAAGCGTGGAATAAAGTCTCCAGTGGTTGTCCTAAGTTTTATAAAAGGAGTTCAATTCAGTGATATCAACTCCTGGTAATAAATGCTTATGGAAAGGTTGGAGATTCCGATGATAAGAGCCTGAGTTGTTGAAAAGCCTTGCCAAGATGTTGAATACAATCTTCGGGTAATAGACTTTCCATACTGTTTGATTGCAAGGCCAGATCCCCGGCTAAACCATGTAGGAAAACACCAATCAAGCTTGCATCTTTAGGGGAGTAGGATTGAGCAAGCAAGGCTGTTAATATTCCGGTAAGGCAGTCACCACTTCCACCGGTTGCCATTCCCGGATTTCCGCTGGTATTAAAAAACAACTCCCCATCAGGCAGCGAAATGGAGGTATGGCCGCCCTTCAGAACAATAATGCAATTGTATTGCTTGGAAAGTTTTACCTGTGCTTCTATCCTTTCAAAACTATTTGGAAAGAAGCCAAAGAGACGGTCAAATTCTTTGGGATGTGGGGTTAGAATGCAATTTGGGGGGAGGTATTGCAACCATTCCGGATGCAAGGCCAAGGTATTAAGTGCATCAGCATCCAACACTAAACCAGCGCTACAATTTTGAATTACATGTAAAACCAGTTCTTGTGTTTTTTTAGCCATACCTAATCCAGGTCCAATACCAACCGATTGGTAAGTGCCCAATGCTTGTATATGGGCAGTAGATGAAAGATCTATTTCCATAACCATAGCTTCGGGCAAAGAAGTATGAATGATTGGTGCATTACCTGTTGGAATACCAAGGGTTAGCAGTCCTATTCCGGATCTTAAGGCCGATCTTCCGGCCAAAACCATGGCGCCGATTTTACCGGGCGAACCGCCAATAAGCAAGGCATG
This window contains:
- a CDS encoding zinc-binding dehydrogenase, coding for MKALFITKFGKPDESFELRDVPDPILNEGEILIKTQGFGVNYADIMARMGLYQDCPPLPAIIGYEVVGFVEKLGKGVQGFSEGDRVLAFTRFGGYAEKAKAPAIACVKIDASIPLAEATALATQYCTAYFASHISTRLFKDDHVLVQAAAGGVGTALVQLAKLKGCTVYGTAGSEEKCKHLRELGVDFPINYNTEQFDKKIRQIRNGKGVDVVFDSLGGMTFDKGFKLLNPTGRIIGFGAAESSGSRNPLNLIKLLWGFGFRNAVFLLIQSRSIIGLNMLRVADNRPDMMQYCMENVLKLYMEGKIKPVQGGTFKSTEIAQAHAFVQSRKSMGKIAVEWVS
- a CDS encoding pyruvate dehydrogenase complex E1 component subunit beta codes for the protein MKTVQFREALREAMIEEMRRDPSIFLMGEEVAQYDGAYKVSQGMLDEFGEKRVIDTPIAELGFAGIGVGAAMNGLRPIIEFMTFNFSLVAIDQVINSAAKMMSMSGGQFQVPIVFRGPTASAGMLSSQHSQAFENWYANCPGLKVVVPSNPYDAKGLLKSSIRDNNPVIFMESEQMYGDKGEIPESEYLIPIGVADIKRKGKDVTLVSFGKMMKVVLKAAEELESQGIDAEVIDLRTVRPIDYATVIESVKKTNRLVLIEESWPLGNISTEVAFKVQKDAFDYLDAPIKRVASMDVPLPYAPTLIEAYLPNTERIIAEVKAVLYKA
- the bioD gene encoding dethiobiotin synthase, coding for MKYLVAGIGTDVGKTVVSAILVQALGADYWKPVQTGSDHDSDRETVRRLVNNPGRFFPEAVLLKEPFSPHHAAFLEGKNLAGLPIPELPPSNNLVVETAGGLLVPLSSQTLLIDWVQAWNLPVILVSRHYLGSINHTLLSVEALKSRNIPIKGLIFNGSDPFGNESILRELTQVPIIGRLEQESDLNREVIQKYATAFYDNLI
- a CDS encoding S8 family peptidase translates to MKPLFQIIILAALSCAIAGQARSQKSVNSYSLPKGIKPSDYFSNVAVLQWKEQYRSQAENLSAIPPSLQTLFNTYGKLRFQKRFEQASKPVQRYDKHGRALADLSLIFEWEFYDGFSLEKVMNSALKTGYFTYVEPHFIDHLTYVPNDTALGSDGTWWYAVNKAFQAWDIQKGDTTITVGITDTGTELDHPDLAANIQYNFSDPIDGQDNDSDGYTDNFYGWDLGESDNNPNSNVISHGVHVCGLSSAVPDNITGFAGSGFNTRFLPIKITNAAGVLTKSYEAIVYAADHGCRIINCSWGSLYPSLTGLAVIQYATINKNALVVAGCGNNSTQTDFYPASFPYVLSIASHSNASQKSPFSNFSYQVDVVGPGQAVLSTWPVHSYLVSNGTSMASPVVAGCAALVAAQFPWMDALQIGQQLKATAYNLDTITGNEIYANRLGKGRLDMQMALQNNLAKSAELVLDSIYDFNDNSLLINDTVNLLVDLTNYLAPLSNAHLSLSISSSYVTLIQSEFSIGSLATYAHYQNSLPFQFRIEPGIPINQELVLDFTIEDQGWTNHVFIPIRVNVDYLNITVNEVWSTATSNSRIGYNNNGQGLGFELDGENLLYESSLMCGHDTLSVSDNVRSISGMVNTDFVLLDRITRSDSSVVGAAFDAVSHFADNACPSPQPVVIRQNSYAFSDEGHRRYVLFDYWIRNAGPTQLNNFYAGIFCDWDILDYSKNRVGEDPGRKLGYAYSSEQDGLYAGVKVLSWGGFNHYGIDNITLGNGGINAFDGYTEAEKYRSLSLSRPTAGTIGEGNDVIDVVSTGPYFIPPGDSVHVSFAMLAGNSLENLLASADSAQARYDSNDVLTKTKEPGFNCAEQCYVFPNPVTNYIEFNSCMEGKELYVGITAMDGKQKLKSYWTADPNQSFRLDVSDLPQGLYVLTLQNPYHSCQVKFVKYKE
- a CDS encoding NAD(P)H-hydrate dehydratase, translated to MNYSENKLLSANQLKSWDQFTIQNLPIPSIDLMEKAGKACTDWISNHFPFQSSFHIICGKGNNGGDGLVIAHHLSKLGKKVCVGILPEPKTGSHDFELNFQRISSNTYISYYSLNPDSLQHYLLQEDLIIDALLGNGTNRICEGQLAQLISLLNQTSNTKVSIDLPSGLACDSYLNNTPENTIQSDYTLTFQAPKLSFFFPETGKFAGKWEVLDIGLLPSFLEALTTPYHHTNPVFIGKKLKKRGKFDHKGNFGHALLIGGSPGKIGAMVLAGRSALRSGIGLLTLGIPTGNAPIIHTSLPEAMVMEIDLSSTAHIQALGTYQSVGIGPGLGMAKKTQELVLHVIQNCSAGLVLDADALNTLALHPEWLQYLPPNCILTPHPKEFDRLFGFFPNSFERIEAQVKLSKQYNCIIVLKGGHTSISLPDGELFFNTSGNPGMATGGSGDCLTGILTALLAQSYSPKDASLIGVFLHGLAGDLALQSNSMESLLPEDCIQHLGKAFQQLRLLSSESPTFP